CGCGCAAAGAAGCCCGCCGTGACCGGCAAGAGGCCTTGCTCGAACAGAAACGGAAGGAAGTCGAGGCCGCCCGGCGGAACGATGCCCGGCAGCGGGAGACAACCCGCATGGAACAGCAGGCAGCCGCCCGACGGGAGGAGTTGCAACGTCAGCGACAACCGGAGCCCGTCCCTGACCAGCGTCCGCCGGCAGTACTGCCGGAACGGCGTCCGGAACCCGACCCTGCACGGGAGGACGGTGAACTCGAAATCCGCGTCCATGAGCAGAAGGTGGAGGAAAAAGCGCGCACGCGGAGGCCGGGAAGCCGGACGGGAGACTATGCGTTCGAGATGCCTCCGGTGGACTTGCTCGACGCGGCCGAAGTTGGTGGTCGTCGCGTTGATTATGATGAACTCGAGGAAAACAAGCAGATCCTCCTGGACAAGCTGGCTACCTACAATATCGAAATCATCGGCATCGACGCGGTTGTCGGCCCGACGGTGACGTTGTATGAATTGACACCCGCACCAGGCGTAAAGATCAGCCGGATCACGGCGCTCGAGAACGACCTGGCCATGGCGTTGGCCGCCCGGGGCATCCGAATGATCGCACCCATCCCAGGCAAGTCGGCCATCGGTGTGGAAATCCCCAATCGTCACCGGGAATTGGTGCTCATCCGGGACGTTGTCGAAACGAAGACGTTTTCAGAGACCAAGATGGAATTGCCGCTCATCCTGGGCAAGTCCATCGAGGGCGAGGTGGTTCTTCAGGACCTGACCAAGCTTCCCCACGTGCTCATGGCAGGTGCTACCGGTTCAGGCAAGTCGGTGGGCGTGAATACGTTCATTGCCGGCCTGCTCTACTCGGTACCCCCTTCCCTGTTGAAGTTCGTGATGATCGATCCGAAGAAGATCGAACTCTCCGTCTACACGAATATCACATCCCACTACGTGGCCATGCCACCGGAGGCCGACGACGCCATCATCACCGACTTCCATCAGGCCCTCGGGACGTTGAAATCCTGTGAACGGGAAATGGAACTGCGGTACGATCTGCTCAAGGATGCACAGGTGCGGTCCATCAAGGAATACAATGAGCGCTTCCGCACGGGCAATCTGGATGAGGACGCCGGGCACAAACTGCTGCCCTACATCGTCGTTGTCGTGGATGAATTGGCCGACCTCATGATGACCGCAGGGAAGGACATCGAAGCTCCGATTGCCCGCCTGGCACAGATGGCGCGCGCCGTAGGCATCCACCTCATCCTGGCCACACAGCGTCCGTCGGTGGATGTAATCACCGGGCTCATCAAAGCCAATTTCCCGGCACGGATTGCCTATCAGGTGGCTTCCAAGGTCGACTCCCGGACCATTCTTGACCAGAATGGTGCGGAGGGTCTGGTAGGCAACGGAGACTTGCTCTACATGCTCGGAAGTCGCGTCATGCGCCTGCAGGGTCCGTTCATTTCCCTTGGCGAAATAGACCGTGTCACGGGACATATCGTGGATCAGGAAGGACCGGGACCGTACATGCTGCCATCCATCGAGGAGTCCACCAGCGACCAGGGACCCGGCATGTCGTCCATGTCGGGGGGCGATCGCGACGAGCTCTTTGACGAGGCCGCCCACATCATTGTCCGCGCCCAGCAGGGCAGCGTGTCGCTCCTGCAGCGCAAGCTTTCCGTCGGCTATTCCAGGGCGGCCCGGATTGTGGACCAATTGGAAGATGCAGGGATTGTCGGCCCGTTTGAGGGCTCCAAGGCCCGGCAGGTTTACGTGGACGATGAAATGGCTTTGGACAATTTGTTGCGAGGCAATACGGAATGAGTGGTTTCCCGACGGTCGGAATCCTGGGTGGCGGACAGCTTGGCCGGATGTCCGCCATGGCCGCCCTCCGGATGGGCCTGGATGTGAGAACGTTGTCTCCGTCATTCTCCGGGCCGGTGGCGTCGCTTGGACATGCCCACACCGGTGACTGGGAGGACGAACAGGTCATGAAGGCCTTCCTGGGGCACGTCGATGTCGTTACGGTGGAGAGCGAATGGGCACCGGCCGATGTGGCGGCACGTGTTTCTGCTGGTGGGACACCCGTTTGGCCTTCACCCTCAACCCTGGAAACCATCCGGCACAAAGGACGCCAGAAGCGCGCGCTGGAAGCG
The Rhodothermales bacterium genome window above contains:
- a CDS encoding DNA translocase FtsK, translating into MSPERKQEVLGIILMAIGLLVALAVLTYNAADDGVARRFSLDLILRPGDDVVNNALGLTGAWLARLLVPSFLGYPVLLLSGLIGAWGYVLLRHGAPAFMRLVTVLVMLATYMLAVLFGWVSLRLETDLLHWSGLWGLGTAGWLERIAGATGSIILIVLLLLVTALLLVDRDIQATIDRIENTFRRLFRALEDWWFGRKARKEARRDRQEALLEQKRKEVEAARRNDARQRETTRMEQQAAARREELQRQRQPEPVPDQRPPAVLPERRPEPDPAREDGELEIRVHEQKVEEKARTRRPGSRTGDYAFEMPPVDLLDAAEVGGRRVDYDELEENKQILLDKLATYNIEIIGIDAVVGPTVTLYELTPAPGVKISRITALENDLAMALAARGIRMIAPIPGKSAIGVEIPNRHRELVLIRDVVETKTFSETKMELPLILGKSIEGEVVLQDLTKLPHVLMAGATGSGKSVGVNTFIAGLLYSVPPSLLKFVMIDPKKIELSVYTNITSHYVAMPPEADDAIITDFHQALGTLKSCEREMELRYDLLKDAQVRSIKEYNERFRTGNLDEDAGHKLLPYIVVVVDELADLMMTAGKDIEAPIARLAQMARAVGIHLILATQRPSVDVITGLIKANFPARIAYQVASKVDSRTILDQNGAEGLVGNGDLLYMLGSRVMRLQGPFISLGEIDRVTGHIVDQEGPGPYMLPSIEESTSDQGPGMSSMSGGDRDELFDEAAHIIVRAQQGSVSLLQRKLSVGYSRAARIVDQLEDAGIVGPFEGSKARQVYVDDEMALDNLLRGNTE